In the genome of Sphingomonas alpina, the window CGATATCCAGCCGCTGCTCGCTCAACCTGCTCGGTGTCACGCCTCCCAAGGGCGATGGCAGCACCTCGACTTGGGATGCGGCGAAGCGTTGAATTCGGCACCAGCCGTTTCGACACTTGCATTGAGCCAGTTTCATTGCGAAACTGATATCATGCAGTATTTCGAAGACATCGCCATCGGCACCAAGTCCAGCTTCGGCAGCTACCAGGTCACCCGCGAAGAGGTGGTCGCCTATGCTGAGAGATTCGATCCACAACCCTTCCATCTCTCCGACGAGGCAGCCGCGAAGACCCATTTCGGACGGCTTTCGGCCAGCGGCTGGCACACCTGCGGCATGGTCATGTCGATGGTGGTGGCCAATTTGAAGGCCAACAAGCAGGCTGGATTGGGCTCGCCAGGCGTGGACGAGCTACGCTGGCTGAAGCCGGTCTATCCAGGCGATACGCTACGGTGCGAGACTGAAGTTCTCGAAAAGCGCGCATCGCAAAGTCGACCGGAAATGGGCAGCTTCCGCACCAAAATGACGGTGCTCAACCAGGACAATGTGCCGGTAATGACCTTTACCTCGATCGGTCTGGTCCAAACCCGCCCGAAGACCTGATCACAGAATTCGCTTCGCGCAGGTCAATCGCGCCGCCCGCGGCGGCCGCCCTGCCGCAAGGCGCCCCGGTCGCCGCGAGATTCGGGGCGGAAGGTCTGGCGGCTTCCACCGCGATCGCCGCGAAATTGCTCGCGCGTTCCCTGGCCATTGCGCACGGCCTGACGATCACCCCAGCGATTCTGTCGATCATCACGATTGCCGGCATCGCGGTCACGGTTGAAATTCTGCCAATTGTCGCGAATCTGACGATGGTCCCCGCGACGGTCGCGACGCCCTTCCCAATAGCGTCGCTGTCCATCGTTCCAGCGATGCGGCCGACGGTTGCGGTCATAGACATAATAGCCGGTGCCAGGATAATAATAGTCGCCGTACCAGCCATAGCCGCCGCCATAGCCACCACCATAATAAGCGGCGTCGTAATAGTCGCCGTCATAGCCGCCATAGCCGCCCGAATTATAGCCGAGGGACACGCCGCTATATCCATAGCCGTCGGTGCAGCCACCAAGGCCCAAGGCAGCGGCCAGCGCGAGAGCCGCAAGGCCGATCCGGGGTGAAAACATCGCCACTCTCCCGAGCATCCGTGCGGCAGATGGCCGCTTGCGATGGTAGAACGACGGCCCGGCAGGCGTTGTTCCGCTCGCCCCGGCCCGTCAGCCCCTTAATGCCCCGCGAAAGCCACCAGCGACGTGACATCGATCCCGTCGGCGCGCAGCGCGTCGGCACCCCCCAGATCAGGCAGGTCGACCAGGAACTGCGCCTGCGTCACGATCGCGCCGGCCTTGCGCAACAGGCGGACGGCTGCCCGCGCGGTGCCGCCGGTGGCGATCAGATCGTCGATCAACAGGACATTGGCGCCGGGCGTGCAGGCATCGGCATGCATCGCAATCCGGTCAGTGCCATATTCGAGCGCATAGTCCTCGGCGATGGTGGCGCCCGGCAATTTGCCGTCCTTGCGGATCAGCAGGACACCGGCCTTGAGCGGCAACGCAAGCGCAGCAGCAAACAGAAACCCCCGCGCCTCGATGCCCGCGACGAGATCGACCCTGCCACTGGCGGCCGCGGCCATACGCTCTACGCTTTGCGCCAGGCCATGAGCGTCGAGCAGGAGGGTGGTGATGTCGCGAAACATGATTCCCGGCTTCGGAAAGTCGGGGATCGTACGAATCAGCGCCTTCAGGTCATCATTGGCATTGTTGGGTGCGCCGCTGGACACCCTCAATGCTTAACGTTGCGCCAGACATTCTGGTACGCGCCCCAGGCAAGGACGCAGAAGACAAGCAGGAAGCCGATCACCGCAAAGCCGGTCTGGCGACGCGCCTGCAGCTTCGGCTCGGCAGTCCAGGTCAGGAACGCTGAAACGTCCTTGGCCATCTGGTCGACCGTCGGCCGCGTGCCGTCGAGATAGGCAACCTGGCCTTCGGAGGTCAATGGCGGCGCCATCGCAAGATTGAGATTCGCGAAATAGGGGTTGTAGTGCAGCCCCGGCGGCGTCTTCGAGTCCGGGAATTCCTTGAGCAGCTTTGCGGGCTGGTTCTGGAAACCGGTGAGCAGCGAATAGACATAGGCCGAGCCGTCATGACGCGCCTTGGTCATCAGCGACAGATCGGGCGGGATCGCATTGTTGTTCGCGGCGCGCGCGGCGACGTCATTCGCGAACGGCGACGGGAAGCGATCCGAGGGAATGCCCTTGCGCGTCGAGGCCTCACCCGTGTCCGGGTTGATCGACGGGATCGTGTCGATGCTGGCGGCGAAGTTCTTCACCTGCGCTTCGTTGTAGCCGATGCCCTCAAGGTCACGGAAGGAAACCAGGCGGAGCGAATGGCACGCCGAGCAGACTTCCTTGTAGACTTGCAGGCCGCGCTGCAGCTGCCGGTTGTCATATTTGCCGAATGCGCCGTCCGATGCGAGCTTCAGTTCCTTCGGGTGAAGATGGAACTCATGCTCAGCGGTCGCCGCCGGCGGATCCGTGACCACGCCATAAACGGTATTGCCCAGTGCGAGCAGGAGCACACCGGCAAAGGCGACCCCGACGAGCAATGCGATGAAGCGAACCATGTCGATATCCCTCTTGTTCGCTTACGCCAGCGCGGACGCGGCTGGGCTGGTGCCGCCATGCTTCGACAACACCGCTTCGGTGATCGAATTGGGCAGCGGCCGCGGCCGTTCGGAGCGCGCGATCATCGGCATGATGATCAGGAAGTGGGCGAAATAATATGCGGCGCAGATCTGGCTGAGGATCACATAGACCGGATCGGCTGGCGATCCGCCGCAATAACCGAGCACCAGGATGTCGAGCATCAGGATCCAGAAGAAGATGCGATAGGTCGGCCGGTAATTGGCCGAACGCACCGGCGAGCTGTCCAGCCAGGGCAGGAAGAACAGCAACAGGATCGAGCCGAACATCGCCAGCACGCCCCACAGCTTCGCCGGGATGATGAAGTCGACGGTGAAGGCGCGCAGGATCGCGTAGAAGGGCCAGAAATACCATTCGGGCACGATGTGCGCGGGCGTCGAGAGCGGGTTGGCCGGGACATAATTGTCCGGATGCCCCAGATAATTCGGCGCGTAGAACAGCAGCACCGCAAAGATCAGCAAAAAGATGCCCAGCCCGAAGCCGTCCTTCGCCGTGTAGTAAGGGTGGAACGGCACGGTGTCCTGTTCACCCTTCACTTCCACGCCGGTCGGGTTGCTCGATCCCGGAATGTGGATCGCCCAGATGTGCAAGATGATGACGCCCGCAATCACGAACGGCAGCAGGTAATGGAGCGAGAAGAAGCGGTTCAGCGCGGCGTCGTCCGGCGCATAGCCGCCGAGCAGCCAGACGCGGATCGTTTCGCCGACCACGGGTATCGCCGAGAAGAAGCCGGTGATGACCTGCGCACCCCAGAAGCTCATCTGGCCCCAGGGAAGGACATAGCCCATGAAGGCGGTCGCCATCATCAGCAGGAAGATCACCACGCCAAGCAGCCACACCATCTCTCGCGGCGCCTTGTACGAGCCGTAATAGAGTCCGCGGAACATGTGGACATAGACCACGATGAAGAACATCGAGGCGCCATTGGCGTGCG includes:
- a CDS encoding cytochrome b — its product is MSFPWAKHYAPTNPLMKWVDERLPLPRLVYNAVGAGYPVPRNLNYFWNFGVLAGAALGIQIITGIVLAMHYAANGGVAFDSVEHIMRDVNGGWMLRYAHANGASMFFIVVYVHMFRGLYYGSYKAPREMVWLLGVVIFLLMMATAFMGYVLPWGQMSFWGAQVITGFFSAIPVVGETIRVWLLGGYAPDDAALNRFFSLHYLLPFVIAGVIILHIWAIHIPGSSNPTGVEVKGEQDTVPFHPYYTAKDGFGLGIFLLIFAVLLFYAPNYLGHPDNYVPANPLSTPAHIVPEWYFWPFYAILRAFTVDFIIPAKLWGVLAMFGSILLLFFLPWLDSSPVRSANYRPTYRIFFWILMLDILVLGYCGGSPADPVYVILSQICAAYYFAHFLIIMPMIARSERPRPLPNSITEAVLSKHGGTSPAASALA
- a CDS encoding adenine phosphoribosyltransferase — protein: MRVSSGAPNNANDDLKALIRTIPDFPKPGIMFRDITTLLLDAHGLAQSVERMAAAASGRVDLVAGIEARGFLFAAALALPLKAGVLLIRKDGKLPGATIAEDYALEYGTDRIAMHADACTPGANVLLIDDLIATGGTARAAVRLLRKAGAIVTQAQFLVDLPDLGGADALRADGIDVTSLVAFAGH
- a CDS encoding cytochrome c1, giving the protein MVRFIALLVGVAFAGVLLLALGNTVYGVVTDPPAATAEHEFHLHPKELKLASDGAFGKYDNRQLQRGLQVYKEVCSACHSLRLVSFRDLEGIGYNEAQVKNFAASIDTIPSINPDTGEASTRKGIPSDRFPSPFANDVAARAANNNAIPPDLSLMTKARHDGSAYVYSLLTGFQNQPAKLLKEFPDSKTPPGLHYNPYFANLNLAMAPPLTSEGQVAYLDGTRPTVDQMAKDVSAFLTWTAEPKLQARRQTGFAVIGFLLVFCVLAWGAYQNVWRNVKH
- a CDS encoding MaoC family dehydratase, which encodes MQYFEDIAIGTKSSFGSYQVTREEVVAYAERFDPQPFHLSDEAAAKTHFGRLSASGWHTCGMVMSMVVANLKANKQAGLGSPGVDELRWLKPVYPGDTLRCETEVLEKRASQSRPEMGSFRTKMTVLNQDNVPVMTFTSIGLVQTRPKT